A region of Solanum dulcamara chromosome 7, daSolDulc1.2, whole genome shotgun sequence DNA encodes the following proteins:
- the LOC129895823 gene encoding uncharacterized protein LOC129895823 encodes MLLLVSKLNGSHPPPSWSLYKLNPDDSFSKHKGELGIGGLIRDDSRTWILGFYKRSYSLYYTLTELEALYEGLNIAQTHKLTLKKLGNPVVRHSFRQANKVADVLSRFGAELTMTNNPLILLTPTDKAKEKLKADQD; translated from the exons ATGCTTCTATTGGTATCCAAATTAAATGGTTCCCACCCCCCACCCAGCTGGAGCTTATATAAGCTGAACCCTGATGATTCTTTTTCAAAACATAAAGGAGAACTCGGAATTGGTGGTCTCATTAGAGATGACAGTAGAACATGGATCCTAGGCTTCTACAAAAGAAGTTACAGCCTTTATTATACATTGACTGAACTGGAAGCTCTTTATGAAGGCCTGAACATCGCCCAAACACACAA GTTAACTTTGAAAAAGTTGGGGAATCCAGTGGTCCGCCATAGTTTCCGCCAAGCAAACAAGGTAGCAGACGTTTTGTCCAGATTCGGTGCCGAGCTAACAATGACCAATAACCCACTTATCCTACTAACTCCAACGGACAAAGCAAAGGAGAAGCTAAAAGCAGATCAAGATTGA